The proteins below come from a single Phorcysia thermohydrogeniphila genomic window:
- the rsfS gene encoding ribosome silencing factor, whose amino-acid sequence MDTLRKLKTALKAALDKKAENPVVIDLRELTTLADYFVVLSASSDTHARTIADEIKKKLKETGILPLSMEGYETANWILLDYGDVIIHIFRPEFRELYNLESLWMDAPRVEVSELVSEEAEV is encoded by the coding sequence TTGGACACCCTACGAAAGCTAAAAACTGCTCTCAAAGCAGCCCTTGACAAAAAGGCAGAGAACCCTGTTGTTATTGACCTTAGGGAGCTCACTACTCTTGCAGATTACTTCGTAGTTCTTTCTGCAAGTTCTGATACCCACGCAAGAACTATAGCTGACGAGATAAAGAAGAAATTAAAGGAAACGGGGATTCTTCCTCTCAGTATGGAAGGGTATGAGACCGCCAACTGGATATTGCTGGACTACGGCGATGTCATAATTCACATATTCAGGCCGGAGTTTAGGGAGCTCTACAACTTAGAGTCCCTCTGGATGGATGCACCGAGGGTAGAGGTCTCTGAGCTCGTTTCGGAGGAAGCAGAGGTTTGA
- a CDS encoding 23S rRNA (pseudouridine(1915)-N(3))-methyltransferase RlmH produces MKIRLVAVGKIAPHLKEAQNYYLSRLGFLELYEVKKGRTKEEEGKKLLEKSKGFTVALDERGREMTSREFAFFLLKHPFITFVIGGADGLSEEVKEKSDFLLSLSKFTLQHDIARVVLLEQIYRADQIIKGNPYHRD; encoded by the coding sequence TTGAAGATAAGGCTTGTCGCTGTTGGGAAGATAGCTCCTCACCTTAAGGAGGCTCAGAACTACTACCTCTCAAGGTTAGGGTTTTTAGAGCTCTATGAAGTTAAAAAGGGGCGGACGAAGGAAGAGGAAGGGAAGAAGCTCCTTGAAAAGTCTAAGGGCTTTACCGTTGCCCTTGATGAACGTGGCAGAGAAATGACTTCCCGCGAGTTTGCCTTCTTTCTCCTGAAACACCCCTTTATAACCTTCGTTATAGGTGGTGCTGATGGGCTTTCTGAGGAGGTAAAGGAGAAGAGCGACTTCCTGCTTTCTCTCTCAAAGTTCACCCTCCAGCACGACATTGCAAGGGTTGTTCTCCTTGAGCAAATCTACAGGGCAGACCAGATAATAAAGGGTAACCCCTATCACAGGGATTAG
- a CDS encoding outer membrane protein assembly factor BamD produces MSLKNWMFFLALALAFSCERIPQTTEGLYQKGFEALKEEDWGKATNYLEKALEGELSPKEKERTKFALANAYFNDGNFEEAAIQYEEFLELYPASPFAKDALFRLGVSYLNLIKGPEWDQTFTEKAYQIFEEFLKRYPTDGRASKAKEYRKIARKILAEHELYIAGTYDMVHKFTASIRRYERVLREYSDVEPMDRLKYLLGRAYYFTSIQAEEEIGRLRRQLEKEKERLNSDNPEERRVAKSRIELIGKDIESWKRIAEENRKVGEKILSEVAKKYPNSPYGVKARRILLGERILNVEPVINPLKRSIWWKIKETL; encoded by the coding sequence ATGAGCTTGAAAAATTGGATGTTCTTCTTGGCTTTAGCTTTGGCTTTTTCGTGCGAGAGGATTCCTCAAACTACGGAAGGTCTATACCAGAAAGGATTTGAAGCCCTTAAAGAAGAGGACTGGGGAAAGGCTACAAACTACTTGGAAAAGGCCCTTGAGGGGGAGCTCTCCCCCAAGGAGAAAGAAAGAACGAAATTCGCTCTTGCAAATGCTTACTTTAACGATGGAAACTTTGAAGAGGCGGCTATCCAGTACGAGGAGTTCTTGGAGCTCTACCCAGCCTCTCCCTTCGCCAAGGATGCCCTTTTCAGGCTTGGAGTTTCCTACCTTAACCTGATAAAGGGTCCTGAGTGGGACCAAACTTTCACTGAGAAGGCCTACCAGATTTTTGAAGAGTTTCTAAAGCGTTATCCTACGGATGGTCGCGCCTCAAAAGCAAAGGAGTACAGAAAAATAGCCAGAAAAATCCTTGCCGAGCACGAACTCTACATTGCCGGAACTTACGATATGGTTCACAAGTTTACGGCCTCTATTAGGCGCTATGAGAGAGTTTTAAGGGAATACTCCGACGTTGAGCCGATGGATAGACTTAAGTACCTACTCGGGAGAGCTTACTACTTTACGAGCATTCAGGCAGAAGAGGAGATAGGTAGACTTAGGAGACAGCTTGAAAAAGAAAAGGAGAGGCTAAACTCCGATAATCCAGAAGAGAGGAGGGTGGCTAAGAGCAGGATAGAGCTTATAGGTAAGGATATTGAGAGTTGGAAGAGGATAGCGGAGGAAAATAGAAAAGTGGGAGAGAAGATACTTTCAGAGGTAGCGAAAAAATATCCAAACTCCCCTTACGGCGTGAAAGCAAGGAGGATTTTGCTTGGAGAGAGGATACTTAACGTTGAGCCTGTTATAAATCCGCTAAAGCGTTCTATTTGGTGGAAAATAAAAGAAACCCTATAA